The following are encoded in a window of Planctomycetota bacterium genomic DNA:
- a CDS encoding trypsin-like peptidase domain-containing protein translates to MRNRGFNGLTGFRRLIIILVLGIWGILFTAWVTKPPELPSDVIIIRPLPEGKNPYQREYDEMLKPAVMITTITGRGTGVIIPGSLVHQSISSTGTYILTAAHVVGKYSSVDVTFYDYSHQDTETLRASIVLTDTGKDLALIRVIRNIGDIRVKDIYSAKLAPKDYTPYLFAPVWAVGCSLGLPPRPSFGHLCAFAVDSWEVSAPILPGNSGGGVFAKRTDVPSQDGNRSTYELIGIAVWVRLYQDQLVTTMAGVVPIGEIYRFLDGVPGFKGSNVQKRTIEPLND, encoded by the coding sequence ATGAGGAACCGCGGATTTAACGGATTAACCGGATTTAGAAGGCTAATAATCATATTGGTTTTGGGGATATGGGGCATTTTGTTTACGGCCTGGGTAACTAAACCTCCGGAGTTGCCGTCTGATGTTATCATCATTCGGCCTTTGCCCGAAGGCAAAAATCCTTACCAGCGCGAGTATGATGAAATGCTCAAACCTGCTGTAATGATTACGACAATAACAGGCAGAGGAACGGGTGTAATCATTCCAGGTTCATTGGTTCATCAGTCCATTAGTTCAACAGGAACATACATACTTACTGCCGCGCATGTTGTAGGGAAGTATTCAAGCGTGGACGTTACATTTTATGATTATAGCCATCAAGATACGGAAACACTAAGGGCTTCTATTGTTTTAACTGATACTGGAAAGGATTTAGCTCTTATTCGTGTGATTCGTAATATTGGTGACATTCGTGTTAAAGATATTTATTCAGCGAAGCTTGCTCCTAAAGATTATACACCATATTTATTTGCCCCGGTTTGGGCGGTGGGTTGCTCTCTTGGTTTACCCCCTCGCCCATCTTTCGGTCACCTTTGCGCCTTTGCGGTCGATTCATGGGAAGTTTCCGCACCTATATTGCCGGGAAATTCCGGCGGCGGAGTGTTCGCAAAGCGAACCGACGTCCCGTCACAAGACGGGAACCGTTCAACTTATGAGCTAATCGGTATTGCGGTTTGGGTCAGGTTATACCAAGACCAATTAGTAACAACAATGGCCGGAGTGGTTCCCATCGGCGAAATCTATAGATTTCTTGATGGAGTTCCAGGGTTTAAAGGTTCAAATGTTCAAAAGAGAACTATTGAACCATTGAATGATTAA
- a CDS encoding B12-binding domain-containing radical SAM protein, producing MMKKIQLFFAPHDKEDLNPTNALPNLGLLILANCLKSAFRKSVKIEITDGAIIDYPTMVGKIDPEASFYGFNMRGYNAQNTLKLVSKAKKANPKGTVILGGIHATHLYREILSGGLEADIIVRSDGEEAIVEIVKGTAFPDIPNIAYRYKTGEIHTNELKQVDIRNFPPLDYSFVNPEDYFKIQSLESRRIRMLATFSMRGCINQIGMNKKCSFCCVKDKGLRLRKPEIAVEERKLLSKKWGVNLIRDVSGNIFSSPSWLEKYRKKILEGETNYVKYVVSCEAEMINKKNISLLKDIGTAVAYVGFTSNDAEVLKLANKKSTPEDNKKATRLLNESGLYSNSYLILGLEGETEESLQKNYDFASKISEYPKSKFYVKLLEIDPGSGCFEKLMAHPEIKRKYQGQYIFDQEKLFSDWAALFCRTDKKTILDYHEKIRKFAFRRKAEIEF from the coding sequence ATGATGAAAAAGATACAGCTGTTTTTCGCACCCCATGATAAGGAAGATCTTAATCCAACCAATGCCCTTCCCAATTTAGGATTATTGATACTGGCCAATTGTTTAAAGTCGGCATTTCGAAAAAGCGTCAAAATAGAAATTACGGATGGCGCAATCATAGATTATCCTACTATGGTCGGCAAAATCGACCCAGAAGCGTCTTTTTATGGATTCAATATGCGTGGGTATAATGCACAAAACACCTTGAAACTGGTGTCAAAAGCAAAAAAAGCAAATCCCAAAGGAACCGTTATTTTAGGAGGAATACACGCTACCCATTTATACAGGGAAATCCTTTCTGGCGGCTTGGAAGCGGATATAATCGTGCGTTCCGATGGTGAAGAAGCAATAGTGGAAATCGTAAAAGGAACAGCTTTTCCCGATATTCCCAATATCGCATATAGGTATAAAACAGGTGAAATCCACACAAACGAATTAAAACAGGTCGATATCAGAAATTTTCCCCCGCTTGACTATTCTTTCGTCAATCCGGAAGATTATTTTAAAATCCAAAGCTTGGAGTCGCGCCGCATACGGATGCTGGCTACTTTTTCCATGCGAGGTTGCATCAACCAAATCGGAATGAACAAAAAGTGCAGTTTTTGCTGTGTCAAAGACAAAGGATTAAGGTTAAGAAAACCGGAAATTGCGGTTGAAGAACGGAAATTACTTTCTAAAAAATGGGGCGTTAATCTTATCCGGGACGTTTCCGGAAATATATTTTCTTCTCCGTCATGGCTGGAAAAATACCGCAAAAAAATATTAGAAGGCGAAACCAATTATGTTAAATATGTCGTTTCATGCGAGGCTGAAATGATTAACAAAAAAAACATCTCCTTGCTTAAAGACATCGGAACAGCCGTTGCCTATGTAGGTTTTACCAGCAATGACGCGGAAGTCCTAAAGCTTGCCAATAAAAAATCGACCCCTGAGGACAACAAAAAAGCGACACGGCTGCTGAATGAATCAGGGCTCTATAGCAATAGTTATTTAATTCTGGGGTTAGAAGGGGAAACCGAAGAAAGCCTTCAGAAAAACTACGATTTCGCCAGTAAAATTTCCGAATATCCCAAATCAAAGTTTTACGTAAAACTACTGGAAATAGACCCGGGCTCTGGTTGCTTTGAGAAATTGATGGCGCATCCCGAAATCAAACGGAAATATCAGGGGCAATATATTTTCGACCAAGAAAAACTCTTTTCAGATTGGGCGGCTTTATTCTGCCGAACGGACAAAAAAACTATTTTGGATTATCACGAAAAAATAAGGAAGTTTGCCTTTCGCCGAAAGGCGGAAATAGAGTTTTGA
- a CDS encoding radical SAM protein encodes MPKCSSRFVNLEICYNCNNKCISCPSPPAWKKHGILPFNEVKSYIDKYRENTLTLSGGEPTIHPDFLEITRYAAKTGTWLGILTNGRKFADKKFAKEAIKSGLREPFIVFHSSDRKLFDAFTGVKGSFDETLAGIKNLMELRGKGNKLLINVKILACKSTIKSLSETVRFISEELPRPNMLLMESLDMVSGALSNRKKTFIRLTDAKPYIMKALDIGSSYNQNIKLYRIPPCIFPNPGFYLPFVYREPKIGEMVGPPRTEIDICAIPEETRSPCVKPESCKECEADNLCRGVWRSYERFFGLDELKPIKYRKLPSWLRRS; translated from the coding sequence ATGCCTAAATGCTCTTCCCGTTTCGTTAACCTGGAAATATGTTATAACTGCAACAATAAATGCATTTCCTGCCCGTCACCACCTGCCTGGAAAAAACACGGGATATTACCCTTTAACGAAGTAAAAAGCTATATTGATAAATACCGGGAAAATACACTTACCTTAAGCGGAGGAGAGCCGACTATACATCCGGATTTTCTTGAAATTACCCGATACGCGGCAAAAACAGGCACCTGGCTGGGTATTTTAACCAATGGCCGTAAATTTGCCGATAAAAAGTTCGCTAAAGAAGCGATTAAATCCGGTTTGCGCGAGCCTTTTATCGTGTTCCATTCTTCAGACAGAAAACTCTTTGACGCTTTTACCGGCGTTAAAGGCAGTTTCGATGAAACCTTAGCCGGCATAAAAAACCTGATGGAATTAAGGGGAAAAGGGAATAAATTGCTCATCAACGTAAAAATATTGGCATGTAAAAGCACCATAAAATCGCTTTCTGAAACAGTAAGGTTTATTTCCGAAGAATTACCGCGCCCTAATATGCTCCTGATGGAATCGCTGGATATGGTTTCCGGCGCGCTGTCAAACCGTAAAAAAACCTTTATCAGGCTCACCGACGCCAAGCCGTATATTATGAAAGCGCTTGATATCGGCTCTTCCTATAATCAAAATATAAAGTTATACCGCATCCCCCCCTGTATTTTCCCTAACCCGGGATTTTATTTACCTTTTGTTTACAGGGAGCCTAAAATAGGCGAAATGGTCGGTCCGCCCAGAACCGAAATTGACATCTGCGCAATACCTGAAGAAACCCGTTCTCCGTGTGTAAAACCGGAATCCTGCAAGGAATGTGAAGCGGACAATCTCTGCCGGGGAGTGTGGCGCTCTTATGAAAGGTTTTTTGGTTTGGATGAACTTAAACCAATAAAATACCGTAAATTGCCTTCGTGGCTGAGGCGTTCCTGA
- a CDS encoding radical SAM protein yields MTTRSYIEICYICNSNCISCPCPASWQKAGILPFKKLKEYLDKNTGYGSVVNINGGEPTIHPDFIKIVQYAHGHGARVGVLTNGRKFANRWFAENAVKAGLDDVCIAFHSSNKKSYEAFTRAKGSFNEVFSGVKNLCRLKSGGYPISIVLKILICKSTVKDLPETIRFIARNFPDVDTILLEAMDIVCSAEENKGKTLISLTQAAPLISQAVTIGIKNSQNIQLRYIPPCIFPNPESYYRLLICNKQENHNILGLKRYIENSQLDGTGVKPPWCKECKADNICPGVWKSYEEVVGLHELKPIKILKKPGFLGVKHS; encoded by the coding sequence ATGACCACCCGCTCTTACATAGAAATTTGTTATATTTGCAATAGCAACTGCATTTCCTGCCCCTGCCCGGCTTCCTGGCAGAAAGCAGGGATATTGCCCTTTAAGAAACTAAAAGAATATCTTGATAAAAACACCGGTTACGGTTCGGTAGTCAATATCAATGGCGGTGAGCCGACCATCCACCCTGATTTTATCAAAATCGTCCAATACGCACACGGGCACGGCGCAAGAGTCGGCGTATTGACCAACGGCAGGAAATTCGCAAACCGTTGGTTTGCCGAAAACGCAGTCAAAGCCGGCCTTGATGATGTCTGCATTGCCTTTCATTCATCCAACAAGAAATCCTATGAAGCATTCACCCGCGCCAAAGGCAGTTTTAACGAAGTGTTTTCTGGGGTGAAAAATCTCTGCCGATTAAAATCAGGCGGTTACCCAATAAGTATTGTTTTGAAAATACTCATCTGCAAAAGCACCGTAAAAGACCTGCCGGAAACTATCCGGTTCATCGCGCGTAACTTTCCCGATGTGGATACGATTTTATTGGAAGCAATGGATATCGTCTGTTCAGCCGAGGAAAACAAGGGTAAAACGCTGATTAGCTTAACCCAAGCCGCACCCTTGATAAGCCAAGCCGTAACTATCGGCATAAAAAACAGCCAGAATATACAGTTAAGATACATCCCGCCCTGTATTTTCCCTAATCCGGAATCCTATTATCGCCTTTTGATCTGTAACAAACAGGAAAACCATAATATACTTGGTCTTAAGCGTTACATAGAAAACTCGCAATTGGACGGAACAGGAGTAAAACCACCTTGGTGTAAGGAATGCAAAGCAGATAATATCTGCCCGGGTGTGTGGAAATCGTATGAGGAAGTAGTCGGTTTACATGAGCTAAAACCTATAAAAATTCTGAAAAAACCGGGCTTCCTGGGTGTAAAACACTCTTAA
- a CDS encoding glycosyltransferase family 4 protein: MKICIIGKYPPIAGGVSAHTYWFARALGQQGHQVHIVTNAFLVEEMYREQLNLDKQAEQAFYQPKNVFVHNLPEEDILSVVPIPHTDAMVVRLANLAVEVVKKYDCEIIHSIYTLPYGFAGYLSKMFTGRRQLLQTAGSDARKIFSRPSFRTAFIHLFKNVDGVITLGNLHRELINLGIAPGKFYAAPFYQVNPNCFNSDAKPINLGELGIGKLDKNIPLLLVACKTSRNKGVFELVTALEKIKEIFFILFVTNGKLIGEFREHLGKYPNVLRQSKIIPFLPPWKMPGLIKRASCVIHLENQFPVKEHQPVLYRESFATGACTLLSEEIAGKFPFKNSLKDGYNTFIVNPLKMSELSTKLSRIIKNKAKRISVGKNAYKTLREKVTHFEEYINGRFKAYDAVLSGVTVNPLNHSLLPNGFKNHY; encoded by the coding sequence ATGAAAATATGTATTATCGGTAAATACCCGCCTATTGCCGGTGGTGTTTCGGCGCATACCTACTGGTTTGCGCGCGCTTTGGGACAGCAGGGGCACCAAGTCCATATTGTAACCAACGCTTTTCTTGTAGAGGAGATGTACCGCGAACAGTTGAATTTGGATAAGCAGGCGGAACAAGCTTTTTACCAGCCTAAAAATGTTTTTGTTCATAACCTGCCGGAAGAAGATATTCTTTCTGTAGTCCCTATTCCTCATACAGATGCCATGGTTGTGCGTTTGGCTAATTTAGCCGTGGAAGTTGTTAAAAAATATGATTGTGAAATAATACATTCTATTTATACGTTACCTTACGGATTTGCCGGTTACCTGTCAAAAATGTTTACCGGTCGCCGGCAGCTTTTGCAAACCGCCGGAAGCGATGCCAGAAAGATTTTCAGCCGCCCTTCTTTCCGGACCGCCTTTATACATCTTTTCAAGAATGTTGATGGAGTTATAACATTAGGAAATTTACATCGCGAACTGATAAATTTGGGTATTGCTCCGGGCAAGTTTTACGCCGCGCCTTTTTACCAGGTAAATCCGAACTGTTTTAACTCCGATGCAAAGCCCATTAACCTGGGTGAACTGGGCATAGGCAAATTAGACAAAAATATCCCTCTTTTACTGGTTGCCTGCAAGACAAGCAGGAATAAAGGTGTTTTTGAACTTGTAACGGCGCTGGAAAAGATAAAAGAAATATTTTTTATCCTATTCGTTACCAACGGTAAATTAATAGGCGAATTCCGTGAACACCTTGGTAAATACCCCAATGTCCTGAGGCAATCAAAAATAATTCCTTTCCTGCCTCCGTGGAAAATGCCCGGTTTGATAAAACGCGCTTCCTGCGTGATTCATCTGGAAAACCAGTTTCCGGTAAAAGAACACCAGCCGGTATTATACAGGGAATCCTTTGCCACGGGAGCTTGTACGCTTCTGAGCGAGGAAATCGCGGGTAAATTCCCCTTTAAGAACTCATTAAAGGACGGTTACAATACCTTCATTGTCAATCCCCTCAAAATGTCTGAGCTAAGCACGAAACTCTCCCGTATTATTAAAAATAAAGCCAAGCGCATTAGTGTAGGTAAAAACGCCTATAAAACATTGAGAGAAAAAGTGACTCATTTCGAGGAATACATTAACGGACGTTTTAAGGCATATGACGCTGTTTTATCTGGTGTGACCGTTAATCCGCTGAATCACTCATTGCTTCCCAACGGCTTTAAAAACCATTATTGA
- a CDS encoding prepilin peptidase yields MEPLLIRNIIILSVTFIFGVYFSYTDISRRKIPNIPLLGMLVFGLFVNFLTIKENPQAAKEIPLFFGIAFGMGIGAYFFELWHAGDGKLFIASTINLLPFTINLLHSVYVITLNILIPLSICYCLMFPYLLLEVYFQRQFFKEAIKNTLVKTAERTLSITRILQLIMISAVALLMPINVNIMLRTIVIFMLSHLLFNPFRGKIGDYIKQRGKSSHVYGIISFILLLIIKITGSHFSFSGLLFLFGFVCFFNFYKTLEFFSHIFPVKAADLKADMELGLNLYKGKDKVMIGFKTPKGAEILFKESARLTESNISRLQEIAGTQPEFYVPIRVEEKPLPFAPFIVASTLFIMLKLMLII; encoded by the coding sequence ATGGAACCGTTACTCATAAGAAACATTATCATCCTGTCTGTAACCTTTATTTTCGGCGTATATTTTTCATATACGGACATCTCTAGGAGAAAAATACCCAATATTCCGCTTCTTGGAATGCTTGTTTTTGGGTTGTTTGTCAATTTCTTAACTATTAAGGAAAACCCTCAGGCAGCCAAAGAAATACCGTTGTTTTTCGGGATAGCTTTCGGCATGGGCATAGGAGCGTATTTCTTTGAACTCTGGCATGCAGGCGATGGAAAACTCTTTATCGCCTCCACAATTAATCTCTTGCCCTTTACCATTAATCTTCTCCATTCTGTTTACGTAATAACGCTGAATATCCTTATCCCTTTGTCAATATGTTATTGCCTTATGTTTCCATATTTGCTTCTTGAGGTTTATTTTCAGCGGCAATTTTTTAAGGAAGCAATCAAAAACACACTTGTAAAAACCGCAGAACGCACATTATCCATTACGCGGATTTTGCAGTTGATAATGATATCCGCCGTTGCCTTGCTTATGCCTATCAACGTAAATATTATGTTAAGAACCATTGTAATCTTCATGCTTTCTCACTTGCTGTTCAACCCTTTCAGGGGGAAAATCGGCGATTACATTAAACAAAGGGGAAAATCATCGCATGTTTACGGCATTATTTCTTTCATATTGCTCCTTATCATAAAAATAACAGGCTCTCATTTTTCCTTTTCAGGGCTTTTATTTTTGTTTGGATTCGTCTGTTTCTTCAATTTTTACAAGACACTGGAGTTTTTCTCGCATATTTTTCCCGTTAAAGCTGCCGATTTAAAAGCGGATATGGAATTAGGCTTAAATTTGTATAAAGGTAAGGATAAAGTCATGATAGGATTCAAAACGCCCAAGGGCGCCGAGATATTATTCAAAGAATCAGCGCGGTTAACCGAATCGAACATCAGCCGGTTGCAAGAAATAGCCGGAACGCAGCCGGAATTTTACGTGCCCATAAGAGTGGAGGAAAAACCGCTTCCTTTTGCTCCTTTTATTGTTGCTTCGACATTATTCATTATGTTAAAATTAATGCTCATAATATGA
- a CDS encoding radical SAM protein — protein MITPQYKLYPTASFHQKLTLSGKNFADFVKKLQPDTDIHIRLKGLSGRAERFVLFALSGYQRCYPQRKINIKKQSKCYQMESFQTAPSSFKPRFLLNLQITGKCNFACKHCYNQNKSKHVKSSYLTLEVIEKMCRQFLSVRRAADFKHRAIYLLGGEPFLHPQLPEIITMISKIKVSGLYFNYVALSSNGLLVPKNIDLLKRGRDLFEIFPVQISIDGDKKTYPKIRGRKIDIALKALDILAKNNIIRQISFTVSKQNRFNIEYILELCEKYNATPHITPYAPFNPDLEVLSRAEWETFKLAVIGMLKKEYRGVCGFERGCAIGWNGISVDSEGYIIGCPRDPQIVGHIDKIPLDDGKLWRTGQQGPFVFYGRCGKYMKNDFAEQRKNGLLPLSVNNYN, from the coding sequence ATGATTACTCCTCAATATAAATTATATCCAACCGCTTCTTTTCATCAGAAATTAACTCTTTCCGGAAAGAATTTCGCCGACTTCGTAAAAAAACTGCAACCGGATACGGATATTCATATCAGGTTGAAAGGTTTATCCGGAAGAGCGGAGCGTTTTGTTCTGTTTGCTTTATCCGGCTACCAAAGATGTTACCCGCAAAGAAAGATCAATATCAAAAAACAGAGTAAATGTTATCAGATGGAATCTTTTCAGACCGCACCTTCTTCTTTTAAACCGCGTTTTTTGCTTAACCTTCAGATTACCGGAAAATGCAATTTCGCCTGCAAACACTGCTATAACCAAAATAAAAGCAAACACGTAAAATCCTCTTATCTGACGCTTGAGGTCATCGAAAAAATGTGCCGGCAGTTTTTGTCTGTCCGGCGTGCCGCTGATTTCAAGCACAGGGCTATTTATCTTTTGGGAGGCGAGCCGTTTCTCCACCCACAGTTACCGGAAATAATAACCATGATCAGCAAAATAAAAGTAAGCGGATTGTATTTTAACTATGTTGCCTTAAGCAGCAACGGATTGCTTGTCCCTAAAAATATAGATCTCTTAAAGCGCGGCCGCGACTTGTTTGAAATATTCCCTGTCCAGATAAGCATCGACGGTGATAAAAAAACATATCCTAAAATACGCGGGCGTAAAATTGATATCGCATTAAAAGCTTTGGATATCCTGGCCAAAAACAATATTATCAGACAAATATCATTTACCGTATCAAAGCAAAATAGATTTAACATAGAATATATCCTGGAATTATGCGAAAAATATAATGCAACCCCTCATATTACCCCATACGCACCGTTCAATCCTGATTTAGAAGTTCTATCACGCGCAGAATGGGAAACTTTTAAGTTGGCCGTAATCGGGATGCTAAAAAAAGAATATCGCGGAGTTTGCGGTTTTGAAAGAGGTTGCGCCATCGGATGGAACGGCATATCCGTTGATTCTGAAGGCTATATCATCGGCTGCCCGCGCGATCCGCAAATAGTGGGGCATATTGATAAGATTCCCTTAGATGACGGAAAACTCTGGCGTACTGGCCAGCAAGGGCCGTTTGTATTCTACGGGCGATGCGGAAAATACATGAAAAACGATTTTGCCGAACAAAGAAAAAACGGATTATTGCCTTTATCAGTAAATAATTACAATTAA
- a CDS encoding 4Fe-4S cluster-binding domain-containing protein yields MANYIADVMAKKIDGKYMVSTISGAWDILTPEEYNLMMTGRAEQNSELYKRLDEEGIIITKNNLDLIKAGVRQRYSFLCEPVTLHIVVVTNRCTHQCIYCHSASPKEEKSSSSNMSKKTADKITDFILSVPSRNLALEFQGGESLLNLKTVIYIVRKLGKNKGNKKILCRMATNLSNMTVKIFDELIKSGIKPFTSLDGPKSLHDKQRVLGNKSSYDNVVKWIKYARERFNERIHALTTITRYSLEYGAKAIIDEYLKQKIYTIRLRELNLCGVAISNWKQIGYSPEEFYKFWKQGVDYCINLYEKQGIPMKEGSITTILERLLSPTGGDYMCFRSPCGAGINQISYDSSGNIYFCDASRGYGEDFIIGDVYNMTYDNLVEKTKGLRGLSNLVNSCRQCIWAPYCGTCLLRSSGSKEGFIPIKQRDFHCKLRQLQLQYVMNLLMGEHKDTLLEWWTAATNITKRESSEQRQ; encoded by the coding sequence ATGGCAAACTACATAGCAGACGTGATGGCGAAGAAAATAGACGGCAAATACATGGTCAGCACTATCTCGGGCGCCTGGGATATATTGACGCCGGAGGAATATAACCTTATGATGACCGGCCGCGCCGAACAAAATTCGGAGTTATATAAAAGGCTTGATGAAGAAGGCATTATTATCACTAAAAATAATCTTGACCTTATAAAAGCAGGGGTGCGCCAGAGATATTCATTTCTTTGCGAACCTGTTACGCTTCATATTGTAGTTGTTACAAACCGTTGCACTCACCAATGTATTTATTGCCACTCCGCCTCGCCAAAAGAAGAAAAAAGCAGTTCGTCAAACATGTCGAAAAAAACCGCCGATAAAATAACTGATTTTATTCTTTCTGTCCCATCCAGGAATCTTGCCTTAGAGTTTCAAGGAGGCGAATCTCTCTTGAATCTTAAGACAGTCATATATATAGTCAGAAAATTGGGGAAAAATAAAGGCAATAAAAAAATACTCTGTCGCATGGCAACGAATTTATCCAATATGACCGTAAAAATCTTTGATGAACTCATAAAATCAGGCATAAAACCGTTCACGTCTCTGGACGGGCCAAAATCTCTGCATGATAAACAGCGTGTGCTCGGCAATAAAAGCAGTTATGATAATGTCGTTAAGTGGATAAAATATGCCAGGGAAAGATTCAATGAGAGAATACATGCTCTAACCACCATTACTCGATATTCACTGGAATACGGAGCAAAAGCTATTATTGACGAATACCTGAAGCAAAAAATTTATACAATTAGGCTTAGGGAGCTAAATCTCTGCGGCGTGGCTATTTCTAACTGGAAGCAAATAGGTTATTCACCCGAGGAGTTTTATAAATTCTGGAAACAAGGCGTTGACTATTGCATCAATCTTTATGAAAAACAGGGAATCCCCATGAAAGAAGGCTCAATTACAACTATTTTGGAAAGATTGCTTAGCCCTACCGGAGGTGATTATATGTGCTTTAGGAGTCCCTGTGGAGCCGGTATTAACCAAATATCTTATGATTCATCAGGAAATATATATTTCTGCGACGCTTCGCGCGGTTATGGGGAAGATTTCATAATCGGAGACGTATATAACATGACTTATGATAATTTAGTTGAAAAAACCAAGGGCCTGCGCGGGTTAAGCAATCTGGTTAATTCCTGCCGCCAATGCATCTGGGCTCCTTATTGCGGAACGTGCCTTCTACGCTCTTCGGGAAGCAAAGAAGGGTTTATCCCAATTAAACAGCGTGATTTTCACTGTAAATTGCGGCAGCTGCAATTGCAATACGTCATGAATCTGTTAATGGGCGAGCATAAAGATACTTTACTGGAATGGTGGACCGCCGCTACTAATATCACAAAAAGAGAATCATCGGAACAGCGGCAATAA
- the rsmI gene encoding 16S rRNA (cytidine(1402)-2'-O)-methyltransferase has product MPGILYIVSTPIGNLEDITLRALRILKEVDAIASENVNTTLKLLARYEIKKPLISYTEHKWYTSSTPHKLKQQGIIMEKLLNGENIALVSSAGTPLISDPGYELINQSLENNIKVIPIPGVSAAVTALSVSGLATDRFLFEGFLPLKKSKRHKRLLDANASNATMVFYESPYRLVKTLKEMCDCFGGSRKAVIGREMTKLYEETIRGTLDEVIARMEKQAVRGECTIVVEKAPSE; this is encoded by the coding sequence ATGCCAGGCATATTATATATTGTCAGCACGCCTATCGGCAATCTGGAAGATATCACATTACGCGCTTTACGCATACTCAAAGAAGTCGATGCGATTGCCAGTGAAAACGTGAATACCACCCTTAAATTATTGGCGCGATATGAAATAAAAAAGCCATTAATCAGCTATACCGAACATAAATGGTATACCTCATCTACTCCTCATAAGCTTAAACAGCAGGGTATAATCATGGAGAAACTGCTTAACGGGGAAAATATTGCGCTGGTTTCCAGCGCCGGGACGCCTTTGATTTCCGACCCCGGTTACGAACTGATAAACCAGTCCCTGGAAAATAATATCAAGGTCATTCCAATCCCCGGAGTAAGTGCGGCTGTAACAGCGCTTTCCGTTTCAGGACTGGCGACCGACCGTTTCCTGTTTGAGGGGTTTTTGCCCCTAAAGAAATCAAAGAGACATAAGAGATTGCTTGATGCAAACGCGTCTAATGCCACCATGGTGTTTTATGAAAGCCCGTACCGGCTTGTCAAGACACTGAAAGAAATGTGCGACTGTTTTGGAGGAAGCCGGAAGGCGGTTATCGGGCGTGAAATGACAAAGCTGTATGAAGAAACTATCCGCGGGACGCTGGATGAGGTCATCGCGCGGATGGAAAAGCAAGCCGTGCGCGGCGAATGCACCATCGTAGTTGAGAAAGCCCCAAGCGAATAG
- the rpsT gene encoding 30S ribosomal protein S20 yields the protein MAHSLSAQKRARQNEKRKLLNKQVKSRVKTAMRSIRETIAKHQSEKSGAKADLGPVYSSLRRVFKVLDKAAGSRVIHKNKASRLKSRLALAVNKIGKK from the coding sequence ATGGCGCATTCTTTATCAGCACAAAAAAGGGCCAGGCAAAACGAGAAAAGAAAACTTCTTAACAAACAAGTCAAAAGCCGGGTAAAAACTGCCATGAGGTCTATCCGCGAGACTATTGCCAAGCACCAGTCGGAAAAATCTGGTGCGAAAGCAGATCTGGGGCCGGTTTATTCTTCCTTGAGGCGTGTTTTTAAGGTCCTCGATAAAGCCGCCGGCAGCAGGGTAATCCATAAAAATAAGGCCTCCCGCCTTAAAAGCCGCTTGGCTTTAGCGGTAAATAAAATCGGCAAGAAATAA